In a genomic window of Aricia agestis chromosome 2, ilAriAges1.1, whole genome shotgun sequence:
- the LOC121736352 gene encoding zinc finger protein 91, with product MDEAKSPLVLITEVKQEIMDSSDEEAIWIVQAESEAQGNQNKQTSDKVDVKTGAKPDKEPKCNKCLQILCSAEAVKAHKCRKRERKRNAKVDSAKKPQKKKGKSLTEPRIVTCDICDEAFSSKVRLKFHMQFHEPSANITADGEYLCSQCDGATFPSETELFDHVHFQHEKKKRWQCPTEGCGKTFFMRATLTKHIRTHTDTRRYVCVTCGKQFLNKQTLDEHSVTHLQIKPFSCHICLKQLTRRSRLRMHLRSHEEEPSPRLVLACAVCRRAFATPAEATEHVTMSTECLELFALEVKKETEAEELSPTTGIVTKNSVNKSSDNDPIEREVNTSESAALLETVDDVARAIVRVVNIEKAFRCEYCEDVFYMEDALNKHRTIHKGVKNPFICHICKVSFATYSRCTTHKTTHGFYKRKEKDVATNNAGPNAGILGYGGFPVAKHFLCEDCGRSYLHWTYLQVHRRMKHDNQDVLFQCNDCKSTFPNCWSVAYHRKKVHGKSAGDDGITKIKKESYGIPCRDCDQLLANKNALYKHRLKEHSDQSLGEINKLLSEEKCMTCGKCGLQVHKLGDLEKHLREVHDEEQQMFSYDAHASTQGAGERRYRCELCGVSFNRAATMRNHRQIHSGLIRMKWSCERCPRRFSARAELRTHMRLKHPEHLAVIEIEGLNPSPEVVLNYLKMKNIQQRNVIDITMISFAQGTTNIVPNSARALSLLNDVPRTNIAREDSTFPRGVGIMQAPRPETSSTYSNNWPSIIRPNTGTVQDYFSIPTKYESQS from the exons GCTAAGTCGCCACTGGTTTTGATAACGGAGGTGAAGCAGGAGATCATGGATAGCAGTGATGAGGAGGCGATATGGATTGTTCAGGCGGAATCCGAGGCACAAGGaaaccaaaacaaacaaacatctGATAAA GTTGACGTCAAAACTGGAGCAAAACCAGACAAAGAGCCAAAGTGTAACAAGTGCTT ACAAATACTCTGTTCGGCGGAGGCTGTAAAGGCTCACAAATGTAGAAAGCGAGAAAGAAAAAGAAACGCAAAGGTGGATTCTGCAAAG AAACCTCAAAAGAAGAAGGGCAAGAGTTTAACAGAACCGCGAATTGTAACATGCGATATCTGTGACGAGGCATTTAGTTCCAAAGTGAGACTAAAATTTCACAT GCAATTCCACGAGCCTAGCGCCAACATAACTGCAGACGGAGAGTACCTATGCTCACAATGTGACGGCGCGACGTTCCCGAGCGAGACGGAACTATTCGACCACGTGCACTTTCAACACGAAAAGAAGAAACGTTGGCAGTGCCCAACGGAGGGCTGCGGAAAGACTTTCTTTATGCG AGCTACGCTGACGAAGCACATCCGCACGCACACCGATACGCGCCGCTATGTGTGCGTCACGTGCGGCAAGCAGTTCCTCAACAAACAGACGTTAGACGAGCATAGTGTAACACATCTTCAG ATCAAGCCTTTTTCGTGTCATATCTGCCTGAAGCAGCTGACGCGGCGGTCGCGGCTGCGCATGCACCTACGCTCGCACGAGGAGGAACCCTCGCCgcggctcgtgctcgcctgcgCAGTGTGCCGCCGCGCCTTCGCCACACCCGCTGAAGCTACA GAGCACGTAACAATGTCGACTGAGTGCTTGGAACTTTTCGCGCTAGAAGTAAAAAAGGAGACCGAAGCAGAAGAGCTGTCTCCTACTACCGGCATCGTGACGAAGAATTCTGTGAATA AGAGTTCTGACAATGATCCAATAGAGCGTGAGGTGAACACAAGCGAGAGCGCCGCGCTGCTCGAGACAGTGGACGATGTGGCGAGGGCCATAGTGCGTGTTGTGAACATAGAGAAGGCGTTCCGATGCGAATACTGCGAGGA TGTTTTCTACATGGAGGACGCTTTGAACAAGCACAGGACAATACATAAAGGAGTTAAAAATCCTTTCATCTGCCACATATGCAAAGTTAGTTTTGCAACCTACTCCAG ATGTACTACCCACAAGACGACTCACGGGTTCTACAAGCGCAAGGAGAAGGATGTTGCTACCAATAACGCCGGACCGAACGCGGGTATACTCGGCTACGGGGGATTCCCCGTCGCCAAACACTTTTTATGCGAG GATTGTGGGCGCTCGTACCTGCACTGGACGTACTTACAGGTACACCGGCGGATGAAACACGACAACCAAGATGTGCTGTTCCAGTGCAACGACTGCAAATCCACCTTCCCTAACTG TTGGAGTGTGGCGTACCATAGGAAAAAAGTTCACGGGAAAAGTGCGGGCGACGACGGaataactaaaataaagaaAGAAAGCTATGG AATACCCTGTCGAGACTGCGACCAACTATTGGCGAATAAAAACGCACTTTATAAGCACAGGCTGAAAGAACATTCCGATCAATCACTTGGCG aaaTCAACAAGTTGTTATCAGAAGAGAAGTGTATGACTTGCGGGAAGTGTGGCCTCCAAGTACATAAGTTAGGAGATTTGGAAAAACATCTCAG GGAAGTTCATGATGAAGAGCAACAAATGTTCTCGTATGACGCGCACGCGAGCACGCAAGGTGCGGGCGAGCGCCGCTACCGATGCGAATTATGTGGCGTATCCTTCAATAG GGCGGCAACAATGCGCAACCACCGTCAGATCCACAGCGGTTTGATCCGTATGAAGTGGTCCTGCGAGCGCTGCCCGCGCCGCTTCAGCGCGCGCGCCGAGCTGCGTACGCACATGCGTCTCAAGCACCCCGAGCACCTCGCCGTCATTGAG ATCGAAGGGCTGAATCCATCACCAGAGGTAGTGCTGAACTATCTGAAAATGAAAAACATTCAACAACGAAATGTTATCGACATTACCATGATTTCATTTGCTCAG GGAACCACAAATATTGTACCCAATTCTGCCAGGGCCTTGTCCTTACTGAATGATGTGCCTCGAACAAACATAGCTCGAGAGGATTCCACGTTTCCTCGCGGAGTCG GTATCATGCAGGCACCACGTCCCGAGACCAGCAGCACTTATAGCAATAACTGGCCAAGTATTATCCGACCAAACACAGGAACAGTGCAAGACTATTTCTCTATACCTACAAAATATGAGTCGCAGTCGTAA